Genomic segment of Acidobacteriota bacterium:
TGACCGTTTGATCCACGTCGAAATCATCGAGCGCCGAGATGCGTTCGTTGGCGACGCGCACTTCCTTTTTCGCCTCTTCGGCCACGGCGTAAAGCTCATCCATCTGGCCCGACATGCGCTCCTGATTCGCCTCTACGGGATTGACGCGCGTGTCGGTCGTAACGGCGGCGCGCATATCCGCATCCTTAAACCGCACCTTGTCGGCCACGAGTTGCCCCTGCGCATCGCCGCGCCCTTCGACTTCGACAATCAGCCCGCGCAGGATGTCGGTGACCGCGTATTTCTTGCCGAAGCGCAGGAACCCGCCATAGGTTTTGATGCTCGTGTTGTCAGTCAACAGCACCTGGTAATCCTTGCGGTTGCGATCCCGGATCGTAAACGTATCGGCATCACGGCTGATGACCACACCCTTAAAATTCAGCTTCGCACCATTCGGCACGGGCTGTGTGCTAAGCGTTTTTTGTGGCGCAGGTTGGAGCCTTACGTTTTGCCCAACCACCAGCGAAGTCGTAACCAACAACAACGCCCAACTCGCCACAAGCGTGACGGCCCGCCCTTGCGTTCTTCCATTCACGTGCATAGTTACCTCCGTCTATTCCAATAAAAACTGCAATAGACAATTCCGAACATCGTTTCATCTGGGGGAAACTAGATTGACTGGGGGAAAGAGCGAGAAAATCGTACTCAACCCTGGCACAATAAGCAACGAACCTTTACGGTAAAATTCAGAGTTTGATTATCACTATCTAGTGCTCGCTTAAAAGAACTCCATGCGCAGTTACAACTATCTGCCCAGCGCACCGCTCAATGATTTCATTGCATCATTCTGGCACCTCGAAGACTGGAACCTTCCACACCAGCATGAGCGCGTATTGCCCACCGGAACGATGGAGTTGGTCATTGATCTCAACCCTGCGCACTCAGCGACGCAGACACCTTTACTGAGCGGCATTTTTTCTCAACCCAGCACGATTGGAATCGCTCCTCAGACCACGATGATCGGCGTAAATTTCAAACCCGGCGGCGCCGGGCCTTTTTTACGCGTGCCGGGCGCCGAGTTACACAATCAACGTATCTTGCTGAATGAGTTTTGGGGCCCGGAGGCAGCGTTTTTGCGCGAGCGTCTTTTGATGCTGCCCAGCGTCGAGGCTCGCTTTGCCGTACTCGAACAAAACCTGCTCGCCAAATTTGATCAGGCGTGGCGGCTACATCCGGCAGTGGCTTTTGCCTTACGCGAGTTTCAACGCGCCGATCAACAGCCTGCTGTCGCCGAAGTGACTGAACAAACCGGCTATAGTAATCGCCATTTCATTCAACTCTTCCACGAACAGGTAGGATTGACGCCCAAGCTCTTTTGCCGTGTGCAGCGATTTCAGCAAACGCTGTCTGCGCTTAACACTGCCCGTCCAATTGATTGGGCTGAACTCGCCATCACGCTGAGCTATTTCGATCAGGCACATCTCATCAACGAATTCCGGGCTTTTGCCGGGTTAAGCCCGACAGCTTGGTTGGCGCGACGGGGCGAAAACCCAAATCACTTGCCGCTGTTTGATTGAGGTCATTTTTTTCCAAGACAGCACACGCTTGCGCTCGCCAGAATGCGGCTTTCCACTCTCAACCCGTAAGAAGGAGCACAACAGCAATGAAAACTTCGGACAATCTCGCGCCACTTGTTTTTGGCATCTATCCCGGCGGCGGGGCAGGCTCCGATGAAGGTGAAATCACGGGGCCACCCGATGATCCAGCGCAGATCGAAGCCGCGCTGCGCTTGCTGCAAGGCCAGGTTCAGCCGTTCATCATCCGTGCCTACGAACGCCACAGCGACGCCGAGGCGCCCTCGCCGTGGTCAGCGCGCACGCCGGATCGTTATGAGCAATACTTGCATGCTGGCCGCCAGCTCGATCTGGTCGTGATGTTTCAATCGGCGCGGGGCGATGTAGCGGGCTACCTGGAATTTGTTCGGGCGCTAATCCGCCA
This window contains:
- a CDS encoding OmpA family protein yields the protein MHVNGRTQGRAVTLVASWALLLVTTSLVVGQNVRLQPAPQKTLSTQPVPNGAKLNFKGVVISRDADTFTIRDRNRKDYQVLLTDNTSIKTYGGFLRFGKKYAVTDILRGLIVEVEGRGDAQGQLVADKVRFKDADMRAAVTTDTRVNPVEANQERMSGQMDELYAVAEEAKKEVRVANERISALDDFDVDQTVTVNFKVNSALLSPEAKQQLDALAQKALSAKGFMIEVAGHTDSSGAAAKNFQLSRERAEVVVQYLTITHKIPVRRFITPMGYGKADAVADNTTAAGRAQNRRVEVKILLNRGLGQTQSATSTPRQ
- a CDS encoding AraC family transcriptional regulator produces the protein MRSYNYLPSAPLNDFIASFWHLEDWNLPHQHERVLPTGTMELVIDLNPAHSATQTPLLSGIFSQPSTIGIAPQTTMIGVNFKPGGAGPFLRVPGAELHNQRILLNEFWGPEAAFLRERLLMLPSVEARFAVLEQNLLAKFDQAWRLHPAVAFALREFQRADQQPAVAEVTEQTGYSNRHFIQLFHEQVGLTPKLFCRVQRFQQTLSALNTARPIDWAELAITLSYFDQAHLINEFRAFAGLSPTAWLARRGENPNHLPLFD